The Lottiidibacillus patelloidae genome window below encodes:
- the nuoH gene encoding NADH-quinone oxidoreductase subunit NuoH, with protein MINDLLAAAPSWMNFLFFFALGTGLLLAVLGFVTYGILAERKVLGYMQARHGPTQVGGRFGLLQTVADVLKLLLKEDTIPKKADKPMFIIAPVLAFAPAFMVLAVIPFTENLQYADVGVGLLYYIAISGITTIGVIAGGWGSNNKYALLGAMRSAAQMISYEIPLVMSVIGIILLTGSMNLIDIVEAQETWAFIFKQPLAFVIFLIAATAELNRTPFDLPEAESELIAGFHVEYSGFRWAFFMLAEYVYLFAMASLITVLFLGGWQAIPYLGFIPGVVWFSLKFIFVIFLMIWFRGTFPRVRADQLMEFGWKVLLPLALANIFITALLKELF; from the coding sequence ATGATAAACGATTTATTAGCAGCAGCACCTAGTTGGATGAACTTTTTATTCTTTTTTGCATTAGGAACAGGATTACTTCTTGCCGTGCTAGGTTTCGTTACTTACGGAATTTTAGCAGAGCGTAAAGTGCTAGGTTACATGCAAGCTCGTCACGGCCCGACACAAGTCGGTGGTCGCTTCGGTCTCTTACAAACAGTAGCCGACGTTTTAAAACTATTATTAAAAGAAGATACCATTCCGAAAAAAGCAGATAAGCCAATGTTTATTATTGCGCCTGTGTTAGCTTTCGCGCCAGCGTTTATGGTACTTGCAGTTATTCCTTTTACGGAAAACTTACAATACGCTGATGTCGGTGTTGGCTTACTTTATTACATTGCAATCTCAGGAATTACAACGATCGGTGTAATCGCTGGTGGTTGGGGTTCAAATAACAAATACGCACTACTTGGTGCAATGCGTTCTGCAGCGCAAATGATTTCATATGAAATTCCGCTAGTTATGTCAGTAATCGGTATTATTTTACTAACAGGAAGTATGAACTTAATCGACATCGTTGAAGCGCAAGAAACGTGGGCATTTATTTTTAAACAACCGCTCGCATTCGTTATTTTCTTAATTGCAGCGACAGCCGAATTAAACCGTACTCCATTTGACTTACCGGAAGCAGAGTCAGAGTTAATTGCTGGTTTCCATGTCGAGTATTCCGGATTCCGCTGGGCATTCTTTATGCTAGCTGAGTACGTTTACTTATTTGCAATGGCGTCTTTAATTACTGTGCTATTTTTAGGTGGTTGGCAGGCAATTCCATACTTAGGATTCATTCCAGGAGTAGTCTGGTTCTCACTTAAATTCATCTTCGTTATTTTCCTAATGATTTGGTTCCGTGGGACGTTCCCGCGCGTCCGTGCTGACCAGTTAATGGAGTTTGGCTGGAAAGTATTATTACCACTTGCATTAGCGAATATCTTTATTACGGCTTTACTAAAAGAATTGTTTTAA
- a CDS encoding NuoB/complex I 20 kDa subunit family protein: protein MDLRLENITPAEQEELNRNVFFVTLEQVKAWARSNSLWPMTFGLACCAIEMMGVGSSHYDVDRFGSIFRTSPRQSDVMIVSGTVTKKMAPIVKRLYDQMPEPKWVIAMGSCATAGGPYINSYAVVKGVDQIVPVDVYIPGCPPNPAALIYGINKLQEKIRYEAKTGKQVTNS from the coding sequence ATGGACTTAAGACTAGAAAATATTACGCCAGCGGAACAGGAAGAGTTAAATCGTAACGTCTTTTTCGTGACGCTTGAGCAAGTAAAAGCATGGGCGCGAAGTAACTCACTTTGGCCGATGACATTCGGTCTTGCATGTTGTGCGATTGAAATGATGGGTGTCGGTTCTTCGCACTATGACGTTGACCGCTTCGGTTCCATTTTCCGTACGTCACCTCGTCAATCAGACGTGATGATCGTATCAGGTACTGTTACGAAAAAAATGGCTCCAATTGTAAAGCGACTTTACGATCAAATGCCTGAACCTAAATGGGTAATTGCGATGGGCTCTTGTGCAACAGCAGGTGGACCATACATTAACTCATATGCTGTCGTTAAAGGTGTTGACCAAATTGTACCTGTAGATGTTTACATTCCAGGCTGCCCTCCAAACCCAGCTGCATTAATATATGGAATTAATAAACTGCAAGAAAAGATTCGCTATGAAGCGAAGACTGGAAAGCAGGTGACTAATTCGTGA
- a CDS encoding NADH-quinone oxidoreductase subunit J, with amino-acid sequence MSGELIAFFILGLIAIGGAVLMLNLSKVMHMVLALVFSFLSIAGIYVLLSAEFIAVVQVLIYSGAITIIMLFGIMLTRHNDTSEPQKAPLKNLLVLLGVVGFFLVMYFAVNNLTFGEQATDLHVDNTANIGIALFTEYVIPFELTSVLLLVALVGAIVLAKRDDEKEAEGDE; translated from the coding sequence ATGAGTGGAGAATTAATTGCTTTTTTTATCCTTGGTCTCATAGCAATCGGTGGAGCAGTCCTAATGCTAAACTTATCAAAAGTAATGCATATGGTCTTAGCGCTCGTCTTTAGTTTTTTAAGTATTGCAGGGATTTACGTTCTTTTATCTGCAGAGTTTATCGCAGTCGTACAAGTACTCATTTATTCAGGTGCAATTACGATTATTATGTTATTTGGAATCATGCTTACACGTCATAACGATACTAGTGAACCGCAAAAAGCACCTTTGAAAAACTTACTTGTTTTACTCGGTGTGGTTGGGTTCTTCCTAGTGATGTATTTCGCGGTAAATAACTTAACATTTGGCGAGCAAGCGACAGACTTACATGTAGATAACACAGCAAACATTGGGATTGCTTTATTTACAGAGTATGTCATCCCATTTGAATTAACGTCCGTCTTGCTACTCGTTGCTCTTGTCGGTGCAATCGTATTAGCAAAGCGTGATGATGAGAAGGAGGCAGAGGGCGATGAGTAG
- the nuoL gene encoding NADH-quinone oxidoreductase subunit L — protein MMELAWLIPLLPFLSFLLLLVFGRMLKENSAYVGIVLLLGSFILSLQVLFERLRGENYKVEDTWLTIGNMDITMGIEINQLNALMLVIVSFVSLLVHVYSKGYMHDDKRFSVFYAYLGLFTFSMLALVLSPNLLQLYIFWELVGVCSFLLVGFYFYKEEARAAAKKAFIVTRIGDVGLFIAMILLFWHVGSFEYDEIFASVASGDLTSNIITITAILIFVGAIGKSGQFPLHTWLPDAMEGPTPVSALIHAATMVAAGVYLVATMYPLFLASELALSTVAIVGGVTAIFAASIGLVQTDIKRVLAYSTVSQLGYMMLALGVGGYVAGVFHLMTHAFFKALLFLAAGSVIHAVHTQNIEKMGGLWKKLKWTAPLFLIGTLAISGIPLFSGFFSKEEILAAAYLNGDYGLFALALTAAFFTAFYMFRLFFMVFMGEVREANKDAHESPLVMVVPMALLAFLAIFAGYVNTPWFGTFLGDWLLQGNESFAHGDHHPPVWIALVAVLVTLLGIYLAWAMYVKKTINRHFLARVFSPIYKLLLNKYYIDELYNVTIVKFTRAFGLFLNYFDRFVVGGIVTGVALFTDGIGRIGSRVHNGQTQMYGAVVIFALAVIVVLFAWTGGLLG, from the coding sequence ATGATGGAACTAGCATGGCTCATTCCGCTTTTACCGTTTCTATCGTTCCTCCTTCTACTAGTTTTCGGCCGCATGTTAAAAGAAAATAGTGCCTATGTAGGTATAGTCCTATTACTAGGTTCTTTCATTCTTTCATTGCAAGTGCTGTTCGAAAGACTACGTGGAGAGAATTATAAAGTGGAAGACACGTGGCTGACAATCGGAAACATGGACATTACGATGGGGATTGAAATAAATCAATTAAATGCGTTAATGCTCGTCATTGTTTCGTTTGTTAGTTTATTAGTACATGTTTATTCAAAAGGTTACATGCATGACGACAAGCGCTTCTCTGTCTTTTATGCATATTTAGGATTATTTACATTCTCAATGCTTGCACTCGTACTATCACCAAACTTGTTGCAATTATATATTTTCTGGGAGCTTGTTGGTGTATGTTCATTCTTACTCGTAGGATTTTACTTTTATAAAGAGGAAGCAAGAGCTGCAGCGAAAAAAGCTTTCATCGTTACGAGAATTGGAGACGTTGGTTTATTTATCGCGATGATTCTCCTATTCTGGCACGTTGGTAGCTTTGAATATGATGAAATTTTTGCATCGGTTGCAAGTGGTGATTTAACATCGAACATCATTACAATTACGGCGATTTTAATTTTCGTCGGGGCAATCGGTAAATCTGGTCAATTCCCGTTACATACTTGGCTTCCTGACGCGATGGAAGGTCCAACACCAGTATCGGCTTTAATCCACGCAGCAACAATGGTAGCTGCCGGGGTGTACTTAGTAGCAACGATGTATCCACTGTTTTTAGCTAGCGAACTAGCGCTTTCAACAGTAGCGATTGTCGGTGGTGTAACTGCTATCTTTGCCGCTTCGATTGGACTTGTGCAAACAGACATTAAACGTGTTCTTGCCTATTCAACGGTCAGCCAATTAGGGTACATGATGTTAGCATTAGGTGTTGGCGGATATGTCGCTGGAGTATTCCACTTAATGACACATGCATTCTTTAAAGCATTGCTATTTTTAGCAGCTGGAAGTGTTATTCATGCAGTGCATACGCAAAACATCGAAAAAATGGGTGGCTTATGGAAAAAGCTAAAATGGACTGCGCCGTTATTTTTAATCGGTACACTGGCGATTAGTGGAATTCCACTATTTTCAGGATTCTTCTCGAAAGAGGAAATTTTAGCAGCTGCGTACTTAAATGGTGACTATGGCTTATTTGCTTTAGCTTTAACTGCCGCATTTTTCACAGCATTTTACATGTTCCGTCTCTTCTTCATGGTATTTATGGGTGAAGTACGTGAAGCGAACAAAGATGCACACGAGTCTCCATTAGTGATGGTTGTTCCGATGGCGTTATTAGCATTTTTAGCAATATTCGCTGGATATGTAAATACACCTTGGTTTGGTACATTCCTAGGGGATTGGTTACTTCAAGGAAATGAAAGCTTTGCACACGGCGATCATCATCCACCAGTTTGGATTGCTTTAGTAGCAGTATTAGTTACACTACTAGGTATTTACTTAGCTTGGGCAATGTATGTGAAGAAAACGATTAACCGTCATTTCTTAGCGAGAGTATTCTCACCAATTTATAAACTATTATTAAACAAGTATTATATCGACGAACTATACAACGTAACGATTGTGAAATTCACGAGAGCGTTCGGTCTCTTCTTAAATTACTTCGACAGATTTGTCGTAGGCGGAATTGTTACAGGGGTAGCACTGTTTACGGACGGAATTGGCAGAATTGGTTCTCGCGTTCATAATGGTCAAACGCAAATGTACGGAGCAGTAGTAATCTTCGCACTTGCCGTTATCGTAGTACTATTCGCTTGGACAGGGGGGCTTTTAGGATGA
- a CDS encoding complex I subunit 4 family protein: protein MIDTYLLSLLIFSPLLGMLVIAFLPKHLEKTIKLVGFLTTLLPLSLAVYAYRLFDNAGIAGQLAESMEWITFHGYEVRYELSVGGLTILLILLTAVIASLAAIASIHIKKEWKGYFLLFLLLELGMLGVFAAENLLLFFVFFEITLIPMFFLIGKWGYDEREKAAFSFVIYNGLGSAVLLVAILTLFVLTGTVNLDQLPDGIAALSDGTKMGLLLALFVAFAVKLPVFPLHTWMLRVHVQAPPSIVMIHSGILLKIGAYGLILGLTLFPEQFEKIAFFIAILGVINLLYGAFLAFVQRDLKMVLAYSSISHMGIVLIGLAGLNEAGIQGAIFQVISHGFISALLFFLIGVLYVRSGTTFIDELGGIAKKMPLYAGFLLAGAMASLGLPGMSGFISELQAFMGLFEVMPIVAAVGTLGIILTAVYLLRAVLNVTFGELHENAKDFYDIKSWEFVPIIVLFAFIIGIGVYPNIIVDTLKMTVDALMVRIGG, encoded by the coding sequence ATGATCGACACATACTTGTTATCATTACTCATATTCTCCCCGCTTCTCGGAATGCTAGTAATTGCATTTTTACCGAAGCACTTAGAAAAAACAATTAAACTAGTTGGTTTTCTAACAACATTACTGCCACTTAGCTTAGCAGTTTACGCGTATCGCTTATTTGATAACGCTGGAATTGCTGGACAGTTAGCGGAAAGCATGGAATGGATTACTTTTCATGGCTATGAAGTTCGCTATGAGTTAAGCGTTGGTGGACTTACTATTTTACTAATTTTATTAACAGCTGTTATTGCGAGTTTAGCGGCAATCGCCTCTATTCATATTAAAAAAGAATGGAAAGGGTACTTCCTCCTATTCTTACTTTTAGAATTAGGGATGCTCGGAGTATTTGCTGCAGAAAACTTATTGTTATTTTTCGTCTTTTTCGAAATAACGTTAATCCCGATGTTCTTCTTAATCGGAAAATGGGGTTATGACGAAAGAGAAAAAGCAGCATTTTCGTTCGTTATTTATAACGGCTTAGGATCAGCTGTATTATTAGTAGCGATTTTAACGTTGTTTGTTTTAACAGGCACAGTTAACTTAGATCAATTACCAGATGGCATTGCTGCCCTATCTGACGGGACGAAAATGGGACTTCTTTTAGCATTATTCGTTGCATTCGCGGTAAAGTTACCTGTCTTCCCATTACACACATGGATGCTACGCGTCCACGTTCAGGCACCACCGTCAATCGTTATGATTCACTCGGGTATTTTATTGAAAATTGGTGCTTACGGATTAATTCTCGGGTTAACATTATTTCCCGAGCAATTTGAAAAAATCGCCTTTTTCATTGCAATACTAGGTGTTATTAACTTACTGTACGGAGCATTTCTTGCTTTCGTTCAACGTGATTTAAAAATGGTTCTTGCTTACTCAAGTATTTCGCATATGGGAATTGTCTTAATTGGTTTAGCTGGCTTAAATGAAGCAGGGATCCAAGGAGCGATTTTCCAAGTTATCTCACACGGATTTATTTCCGCATTGTTGTTCTTCTTAATCGGTGTTTTATATGTCCGTTCAGGTACAACATTTATTGATGAGTTAGGCGGGATTGCTAAGAAAATGCCACTTTATGCTGGCTTTTTACTAGCAGGTGCCATGGCTTCTCTTGGACTTCCAGGAATGAGTGGGTTCATCTCTGAACTTCAAGCATTTATGGGACTTTTTGAAGTAATGCCAATCGTAGCTGCAGTAGGTACACTTGGAATTATTTTAACAGCAGTTTATCTTCTTCGTGCCGTACTTAACGTCACGTTTGGAGAATTACATGAAAATGCAAAAGACTTTTACGATATAAAATCATGGGAATTCGTACCAATCATCGTTCTGTTTGCCTTCATTATCGGAATTGGGGTTTATCCGAATATTATTGTAGACACACTTAAGATGACAGTAGATGCACTAATGGTTAGGATAGGAGGGTAA
- the nuoK gene encoding NADH-quinone oxidoreductase subunit NuoK: MSSIPLSVFLVLALILFCIGLYGALTKRNTVIVLISIELMLNAVNINLVAFSKYGINPGITGQVFTLFTIAVAAAEAAVGLAILIALYRNRQTVNIDEMDRLKR; encoded by the coding sequence ATGAGTAGTATTCCTTTATCGGTATTCTTAGTTCTCGCTTTAATCCTTTTCTGTATCGGGCTATACGGAGCGTTAACGAAACGAAATACCGTTATCGTCTTAATCTCGATTGAATTAATGTTAAATGCAGTAAATATTAACCTCGTTGCTTTTAGTAAATACGGCATTAATCCTGGTATTACAGGGCAAGTATTTACGCTCTTTACAATTGCAGTAGCAGCCGCTGAGGCAGCGGTAGGTTTAGCGATTTTAATAGCGTTATACCGTAACCGTCAAACAGTTAACATTGATGAAATGGATCGACTAAAGCGATGA
- a CDS encoding NADH-quinone oxidoreductase subunit C, with the protein MSELDKEKAKKLAAAKAKAAAAAKKKAMEQKSAAGTEDTPAADDDKEKAKKLAAAKAKAAAAAKKKAMEAKGAGTEEAPAVDDDKEKAKKLAAAKAKAAAAAKKKAMEAKGAGEEDAPATDADKEKAKKLAAAKAKAAAAAKAKAAAKAKSGEDAPAGDDEKAKAIAAAKAKAKAAAAAKAKAAAAAKAKSGGSAAEEEQEKPSANQPTLDKYVKIIEENLGKEVLEDSYINRLAKDVPTLVAKPESYYKIAELLKNNEDLSFEYVSEHHGSDFETHMEVYNHLFSFKHKHSVALKVKIDRDKPVVASITPLWAGANWPECESYDLLGINYEGHPKLERILMPDDWVGYPLRKDYEPYDVEV; encoded by the coding sequence GTGAGCGAACTAGATAAAGAGAAAGCGAAAAAGCTAGCAGCAGCGAAAGCAAAAGCCGCAGCAGCTGCTAAGAAAAAAGCAATGGAACAAAAGTCAGCAGCTGGGACGGAAGATACCCCTGCAGCTGATGATGATAAAGAAAAAGCAAAAAAACTAGCAGCAGCGAAAGCAAAAGCCGCAGCAGCTGCCAAGAAAAAAGCGATGGAAGCAAAAGGTGCAGGAACAGAAGAAGCCCCTGCGGTAGACGACGATAAAGAAAAAGCGAAAAAACTAGCGGCAGCGAAGGCGAAAGCCGCTGCAGCTGCCAAGAAAAAAGCAATGGAAGCAAAAGGTGCTGGAGAAGAAGACGCACCCGCAACTGACGCTGATAAAGAAAAAGCAAAAAAATTAGCGGCAGCGAAGGCGAAAGCCGCTGCAGCAGCCAAGGCAAAAGCCGCCGCGAAAGCGAAGTCTGGCGAAGATGCTCCGGCCGGAGACGATGAAAAAGCAAAAGCGATCGCCGCAGCAAAAGCAAAAGCAAAAGCAGCCGCAGCAGCCAAGGCGAAAGCTGCAGCAGCAGCGAAAGCTAAATCTGGTGGATCTGCAGCTGAAGAAGAACAAGAAAAGCCATCTGCAAATCAACCAACACTTGATAAATATGTAAAAATTATTGAAGAAAACCTCGGCAAAGAAGTTTTAGAAGATTCCTATATTAATCGTTTAGCAAAAGACGTACCGACGCTCGTTGCTAAACCAGAGTCTTACTACAAAATTGCCGAGTTACTAAAAAATAATGAAGACCTTTCATTTGAATACGTTTCTGAGCATCATGGCTCTGATTTCGAAACACATATGGAAGTTTACAATCATCTTTTCTCATTCAAGCATAAACACTCAGTCGCTTTAAAAGTGAAAATTGATCGTGATAAGCCAGTCGTTGCGTCAATTACACCTCTATGGGCTGGTGCGAATTGGCCAGAATGTGAAAGCTATGATTTATTAGGAATTAACTACGAAGGTCACCCGAAGCTAGAACGGATTTTAATGCCTGATGATTGGGTAGGATATCCACTACGCAAGGATTATGAGCCTTATGATGTGGAGGTGTAG
- the nuoN gene encoding NADH-quinone oxidoreductase subunit NuoN, giving the protein MDLETLLSYSWGSMLPEFIILGTATLLTLIDLFMGDKTSRKPLAYLGLAGVIAAFIALTMQIGDPVSIILNETYRLDSFAIAFKLILLAGTGLVLLLAVNHNDRGEMDDHGEFYYLFLTALLGAMMMASSADMITLFIGLELVSLSSYVLVGIRKRNKNANEAAMKYILNGGIATAITLFGMSYIYGLTGYTNLFLIHDSLQYGMAVANQDILLIAIIITFIGLAFKIAAAPFHMWAPDVYQGAPTPVTAFLSVVSKTAGFIMLWRLVLIVIDVLDVEYQQYIENMLIILAGLTMVVGNTIALKQTNIKRMFAYSSIAHAGYLLVPFFAGVDTMVTLWFYLVVYLFMNIGAFTIIQIVSEKERTAEITAFGGLYKRAPLLASLMGLFLISLAGIPFTAGFMGKIWIIFGALSEELYILVAVMITTTVISYVYYFRVMMQMFFRTPFSEGKVSAPVTMLIVAFICAAGTLILGIMPGLGIDFFENNFYMIDLFVE; this is encoded by the coding sequence ATGGATTTAGAAACATTGTTAAGCTACAGTTGGGGAAGCATGCTTCCTGAATTCATCATTCTAGGTACAGCGACCCTCCTGACATTGATTGATCTATTTATGGGAGATAAAACAAGCCGTAAGCCACTTGCCTATTTAGGTTTAGCGGGAGTTATCGCTGCTTTTATCGCCTTAACGATGCAAATCGGTGATCCAGTCAGTATTATTTTAAATGAAACGTATCGTTTAGATAGCTTTGCGATTGCCTTTAAATTAATACTACTAGCAGGTACAGGTCTTGTCCTTCTTCTAGCGGTGAACCATAATGACCGCGGCGAAATGGATGACCACGGAGAGTTTTACTATTTATTTTTAACAGCTCTTCTTGGGGCAATGATGATGGCTTCAAGTGCCGACATGATTACATTATTTATTGGACTTGAACTCGTATCGCTATCATCTTATGTGTTAGTTGGTATTCGCAAACGTAACAAAAATGCCAATGAAGCAGCAATGAAGTACATCTTAAATGGTGGTATTGCTACAGCGATTACGTTGTTCGGGATGAGTTACATTTACGGACTAACTGGTTACACGAATTTATTTTTAATCCATGACTCATTACAATACGGAATGGCCGTAGCGAACCAAGATATTTTGCTTATTGCAATAATTATTACGTTCATCGGTTTAGCATTTAAAATTGCTGCCGCTCCATTCCACATGTGGGCACCAGATGTTTATCAAGGTGCACCAACACCAGTAACAGCATTTTTAAGTGTTGTTTCCAAAACAGCTGGTTTCATCATGTTATGGCGTTTAGTATTAATCGTTATTGACGTTCTTGATGTGGAGTATCAACAATACATCGAAAACATGTTAATCATTCTTGCTGGTTTAACGATGGTAGTTGGTAACACGATTGCCTTAAAACAAACAAACATTAAACGCATGTTTGCTTACTCAAGTATTGCTCATGCAGGTTACTTGCTCGTTCCGTTCTTTGCTGGTGTCGATACGATGGTAACGCTTTGGTTCTACCTCGTTGTTTACTTATTTATGAACATCGGAGCATTTACAATTATTCAAATCGTTTCCGAAAAAGAGCGTACAGCAGAAATAACTGCCTTTGGTGGACTTTACAAACGTGCACCATTGTTAGCTAGCTTAATGGGGTTATTCTTAATCTCACTTGCCGGTATTCCTTTTACAGCAGGATTTATGGGGAAAATTTGGATTATCTTTGGCGCATTATCAGAAGAACTATATATATTAGTTGCTGTTATGATTACAACGACGGTAATTTCATATGTGTATTACTTCCGCGTCATGATGCAAATGTTCTTCCGTACACCATTCTCAGAAGGTAAAGTGAGCGCGCCGGTTACAATGTTGATTGTCGCATTCATCTGTGCAGCGGGGACATTAATTTTAGGAATCATGCCAGGACTTGGGATCGATTTCTTTGAAAATAACTTTTATATGATTGATTTATTCGTAGAGTAA
- a CDS encoding NADH-quinone oxidoreductase subunit A, with translation MEQLNIYHNSYLIVTAFLLLGILLPVVALTLGRLLRPAKPTEQKQTTYESGIEPFHESWVQFNVRYYVFALLFVIFDVETIFLYPWAVAYDRLGLFALIEVLIFVVLLLIGLAYAWKKKVLKWT, from the coding sequence ATGGAACAGTTAAATATTTATCATAATAGCTATTTAATCGTTACAGCATTCTTGCTATTAGGAATATTACTACCTGTCGTTGCGCTAACGCTAGGACGCTTGTTACGCCCTGCAAAACCGACAGAACAAAAACAGACGACGTATGAAAGTGGGATTGAACCGTTTCATGAAAGTTGGGTTCAATTTAATGTTCGTTATTATGTATTTGCATTATTATTCGTTATTTTTGATGTGGAAACAATCTTTTTATACCCATGGGCAGTTGCCTATGACAGGCTAGGCTTGTTTGCTCTAATTGAAGTGTTAATCTTCGTTGTATTACTACTAATTGGCCTTGCTTATGCATGGAAAAAGAAGGTGTTAAAATGGACTTAA
- a CDS encoding NADH-quinone oxidoreductase subunit D, which produces MIRTEEMLLNVGPQHPSTHGVFRLVLKIDGEVIKEAKPVIGYLHRGTEKLAEDLQYTQIIPYTDRMDYLSAMTNNYVICHAVETMMGLEIPERAEYLRVLAMELGRVASHLVWYGTYLLDIGAMSPFLYAFREREMIINMLNELSGARLTFNYMRVGGVKWDAPEGWIEKVREFVPYMREQLAGYHELVSGNEIFLNRVKGIGHYTKEDAFNYSLSGANLRCTGVDWDLRKNEPYSIYDRFDFESVVEEGGDAWARFKCRMREMEESLKIIEQAVEQFPEEGPYMAKVPRIIKAPKGETYVRIESPRGEIGCYIASDGKKEPYRLKFRRPSFYNLQILPKLLEGENIANLITILGGVDIVLGEVDG; this is translated from the coding sequence ATGATTCGTACGGAAGAAATGCTACTTAATGTTGGACCACAACATCCAAGTACGCACGGCGTTTTTCGTCTCGTTTTAAAAATAGATGGAGAAGTCATTAAGGAAGCAAAACCTGTCATCGGCTACTTGCATCGTGGAACGGAAAAACTAGCAGAAGACTTACAATATACGCAAATTATCCCGTATACAGACCGAATGGACTACTTATCCGCAATGACGAACAACTACGTCATTTGTCATGCTGTTGAGACAATGATGGGACTAGAAATTCCAGAACGCGCTGAATACTTACGTGTCCTCGCAATGGAATTAGGTCGTGTAGCTTCTCATCTCGTTTGGTACGGTACATATTTATTAGATATCGGTGCAATGAGTCCGTTTTTATATGCATTCCGTGAGCGTGAAATGATTATTAACATGCTAAATGAACTATCAGGAGCTCGTTTAACATTTAACTACATGCGTGTTGGTGGAGTGAAATGGGATGCGCCTGAAGGCTGGATTGAAAAGGTTCGCGAATTTGTTCCTTACATGCGTGAACAACTTGCAGGGTACCATGAGCTTGTATCTGGAAATGAAATTTTCTTAAACCGTGTTAAAGGTATCGGCCATTATACGAAGGAAGATGCATTCAACTACTCATTAAGTGGAGCAAACTTACGCTGTACAGGAGTAGATTGGGACTTGCGTAAAAATGAGCCATACTCGATCTACGACCGCTTCGATTTCGAATCAGTAGTCGAAGAAGGCGGAGACGCGTGGGCACGTTTCAAATGCCGCATGCGCGAAATGGAAGAGTCATTAAAAATTATCGAACAAGCGGTAGAACAGTTCCCTGAAGAAGGTCCTTACATGGCGAAAGTTCCCCGTATTATAAAAGCTCCAAAAGGTGAAACGTACGTACGTATTGAATCACCACGCGGAGAAATAGGTTGCTATATTGCAAGTGATGGGAAAAAAGAACCGTATCGCTTAAAGTTCCGTCGTCCATCATTTTACAATTTGCAAATCCTTCCGAAACTATTGGAAGGAGAAAACATCGCTAACTTAATTACGATCTTAGGCGGTGTCGACATCGTCCTCGGGGAGGTTGATGGGTAA
- the nuoI gene encoding NADH-quinone oxidoreductase subunit NuoI produces MLGLAKGLKYTLQNLTKKKVTYDYPNESLQMPDRFRGIQKFYPEKCIVCNQCANICPTDCIQLTGKKHPDPNKKGKIIDTYDINFEICILCDLCTEVCPTEAIVMTNNFELAEYSRDDLFKNLQWLDENDENVRKENKA; encoded by the coding sequence ATGCTAGGTTTAGCAAAAGGCTTAAAATATACATTACAAAACTTAACGAAAAAGAAAGTCACGTACGATTATCCAAATGAATCGTTACAGATGCCAGACCGCTTCCGTGGAATTCAAAAGTTTTATCCGGAAAAATGTATTGTTTGTAACCAATGTGCAAATATTTGTCCAACGGATTGCATTCAACTCACAGGGAAAAAACACCCTGATCCGAATAAAAAAGGAAAAATTATTGATACGTATGACATTAACTTTGAGATTTGTATCCTTTGTGATCTTTGTACCGAAGTATGTCCAACGGAAGCAATCGTCATGACGAACAACTTTGAACTTGCGGAGTATTCCCGTGACGACCTATTTAAAAACTTACAATGGCTTGATGAAAATGATGAGAACGTGCGAAAGGAGAATAAGGCATGA